In Candidatus Desulfofervidus auxilii, one genomic interval encodes:
- the hpt gene encoding hypoxanthine phosphoribosyltransferase, translating into MQPKKKEIVLSRKQIEQKVKEIATQITRDYAGKTPILIGILKGAFIFLADLTRNIELPLKVDFVRLASYGEKDYSTGQIKLIKDIEFSIKGQDVIVVEDIVDSGYTLAFLLKHLAKMKPASLKVCALIDKPERREVEVKLDYVGFQVSGFLVGYGLDYSEQYRCLPDVYRLIF; encoded by the coding sequence ATGCAGCCAAAGAAAAAAGAGATAGTTTTATCGCGGAAACAAATTGAGCAAAAAGTGAAAGAAATAGCTACTCAAATTACTAGAGATTATGCTGGAAAGACACCTATTTTAATCGGAATATTGAAAGGGGCATTTATTTTTTTGGCTGATTTAACAAGAAATATTGAGTTACCACTTAAAGTAGATTTTGTGCGTTTAGCTAGCTATGGAGAAAAGGACTATAGCACTGGCCAAATAAAATTGATAAAAGATATAGAGTTCTCCATTAAAGGACAGGATGTCATTGTAGTTGAAGACATTGTAGATAGTGGTTATACTTTGGCTTTTTTATTAAAACATTTGGCCAAAATGAAACCTGCTTCTTTAAAGGTTTGTGCCCTGATAGACAAGCCAGAACGGAGAGAAGTGGAGGTAAAACTGGATTATGTTGGTTTTCAGGTAAGTGGCTTTTTGGTAGGTTATGGGTTAGATTATAGTGAGCAATATCGTTGTTTGCCTGATGTATACCGCCTTATTTTTTAA